One window from the genome of Acinetobacter sp. ANC 7912 encodes:
- a CDS encoding ABC transporter permease produces the protein MSHIERRSFAWQNIFNPVELLRKAVKTLLLLCCGLAIPLAVLALWHIATERQWLPEQILPAPQLVWTTTLELWQSGDLQSNFLISAKRIFWSVSLGASIGLILGTWFALSNKAKQLVYPSIQLLAQFPIIAWIPLLMIFLGIDEALKIVAISLAVIAPVLIATFKGIQLVPVRLLEVARVYQFSKLQTLTRVILPASLSAIISGLRQGIMQAWLALVFVELLASSEGIGFLMVWGRQLMQLDIVFMGIIFIGLTGYVLDSVLAVFERVARFYATRVGA, from the coding sequence ATCAGTCATATTGAACGCCGTAGTTTTGCATGGCAAAACATTTTCAATCCTGTTGAATTGCTTAGAAAAGCCGTCAAAACGCTGTTGTTGCTGTGTTGTGGCCTGGCGATTCCATTGGCCGTATTAGCGCTTTGGCATATCGCAACAGAACGACAATGGCTGCCTGAACAGATCCTGCCAGCACCACAGCTGGTCTGGACGACGACGCTGGAACTGTGGCAATCAGGCGATCTGCAGAGCAATTTTCTGATCAGTGCCAAACGCATTTTCTGGAGTGTCAGTCTGGGTGCCAGTATTGGCCTGATCTTGGGAACCTGGTTTGCCTTGTCCAATAAGGCCAAGCAACTGGTTTATCCAAGTATCCAGCTTTTGGCCCAGTTCCCGATCATTGCCTGGATTCCTCTGCTGATGATTTTTCTGGGTATAGATGAAGCTTTAAAAATTGTCGCGATCTCTCTGGCGGTGATTGCTCCGGTGCTGATTGCAACCTTTAAGGGTATCCAGCTGGTACCTGTTCGATTACTGGAAGTGGCTCGTGTTTACCAATTTTCAAAATTGCAAACCTTAACTCGGGTGATTTTGCCAGCAAGTTTATCGGCCATTATCAGTGGGTTACGCCAAGGCATCATGCAGGCCTGGTTAGCTCTGGTCTTTGTGGAATTACTTGCCAGTAGTGAAGGCATCGGTTTCCTTATGGTATGGGGACGTCAGCTGATGCAGCTGGATATCGTCTTTATGGGCATTATTTTTATTGGTCTAACGGGTTATGTCCTGGACAGTGTTCTTGCTGTGTTTGAACGTGTGGCTCGTTTCTATGCAACACGTGTGGGGGCTTAA
- a CDS encoding ABC transporter permease — MTTAKNQALAYPNATFNRKKLNIQLTWLSSGFKRSIAIVLFFLLWEVLPRMGVVSAAFLPPLSQVFQTGWELYQSGQLTHHLVVSLQRSVIGFTLAILLAIPLGLLIGWYKLIAETLNPLLELFRNTTALALMPVFILFLGIGEVSKISLLVYACTWPILLNTISGVQNVDPLLIKSARTMGLPPYQLFRKVILPAAVPTIFVGIRLAGAISILALVAVEMFGSKAGLGYLIMYSQYSFEIPQMFVGILIMTVLGLAFNYGLLAVEKHFTKWKKNPVE; from the coding sequence ATGACAACAGCAAAAAATCAGGCATTGGCCTATCCCAATGCTACCTTTAACCGCAAGAAACTCAATATCCAACTCACCTGGTTGAGTTCTGGGTTTAAGCGATCCATTGCCATAGTACTGTTCTTCCTGCTTTGGGAAGTCTTACCGCGTATGGGTGTCGTTAGTGCGGCCTTTCTACCACCTTTAAGTCAGGTATTTCAAACGGGTTGGGAACTATATCAATCAGGGCAATTGACCCATCATTTGGTAGTTTCTCTACAACGCTCAGTGATTGGTTTTACCTTGGCGATATTACTGGCTATTCCACTAGGTTTGCTGATTGGCTGGTACAAGCTGATTGCAGAAACCTTAAATCCATTGTTAGAGCTGTTCCGTAATACCACTGCACTGGCTTTAATGCCGGTATTTATCCTGTTTTTGGGGATTGGTGAAGTGTCAAAAATCAGTTTGCTGGTTTATGCCTGCACTTGGCCAATCTTACTGAATACGATTTCAGGGGTACAAAACGTAGATCCATTGCTGATTAAATCTGCACGTACCATGGGTTTGCCACCGTATCAGCTGTTTAGAAAAGTGATCTTGCCGGCAGCTGTACCGACTATTTTTGTGGGCATCCGTCTGGCTGGTGCGATTTCGATTCTGGCACTGGTTGCGGTAGAAATGTTCGGTTCTAAAGCTGGTTTAGGTTATTTGATTATGTATTCCCAATATAGTTTTGAAATTCCACAAATGTTTGTCGGTATTTTAATTATGACTGTTTTAGGGTTAGCATTTAATTATGGTTTACTTGCGGTAGAAAAACATTTTACCAAGTGGAAGAAAAATCCGGTTGAATAA
- a CDS encoding amidohydrolase: protein MTILKDLKGKTSRSAQVKSQLDFPVIDTDIHTNAYSPALEDYIAQYGGSRIVDLFRTHLKSNGLNALAAEWYNATPQERKDRRLFRPPFWALPSENTYDLATVALPGLLYERLEELGTDYAVLYPNLSLFPINSSNDDLRLSLTRAINHFHADVYKPYADRLTPVAAIPLNTPQEGIEELEFAQKLGLKTALIPGAVRRPIKAVADRYPEDTDLRRYAYWLDFFGIDSEYDYDPFWQKSVELGINLSTHSGSQSWVARNSPTNYMFNHINHFADASEALAKALFFGGVTERIPQLRIALLEAGAAWGQNVLTHLVDRFEKRGNEHVQQYNPERLDRELAVELYLQYGHTLYQGRELNEDEIVQSLFGVAATSRFQAQKPDEINDFALAKIQSKQDIWDRWVPNFYFGNEADDRTIVGALNPKGNPFGQKINALYSSDSGHWDVPELTEPLAETWDLVQEGAITAEDFKSLVFTNPYQFYTANNPDFFKGTQVEAKLNKQNAA, encoded by the coding sequence ATGACTATTTTAAAAGATTTAAAAGGCAAGACTTCTCGTTCAGCGCAGGTGAAATCCCAGCTCGATTTTCCGGTGATTGATACTGATATTCATACCAATGCCTATAGCCCAGCACTAGAAGACTATATTGCGCAATACGGTGGTTCACGTATCGTGGATTTGTTCCGTACCCATTTAAAAAGTAATGGCTTAAATGCCTTAGCAGCAGAATGGTATAACGCAACGCCACAAGAGCGTAAAGATCGCCGTCTGTTCCGTCCGCCGTTCTGGGCACTTCCATCTGAAAATACCTATGACCTGGCAACTGTAGCCTTACCAGGTTTGTTATATGAGCGTTTAGAAGAGCTCGGTACAGACTATGCGGTACTGTATCCAAACCTGTCTTTGTTCCCAATCAACTCATCTAATGATGATTTACGTTTATCTTTGACTCGTGCCATTAATCATTTCCATGCCGATGTCTATAAGCCTTATGCCGATCGTTTAACACCGGTAGCAGCGATTCCATTGAATACGCCGCAAGAGGGGATTGAAGAACTGGAATTTGCACAAAAGCTGGGGCTAAAAACCGCCCTGATTCCGGGTGCAGTACGCCGCCCGATCAAAGCTGTAGCAGATCGTTATCCTGAAGATACGGATCTACGCCGTTATGCTTACTGGTTAGATTTCTTCGGCATCGACAGTGAATATGATTATGACCCGTTCTGGCAGAAGAGTGTGGAGCTGGGTATTAATTTGTCGACACATTCTGGTAGCCAAAGCTGGGTCGCACGTAATTCACCAACGAATTATATGTTTAACCACATCAACCACTTTGCTGATGCGTCTGAAGCACTAGCCAAAGCGCTGTTCTTTGGTGGTGTGACTGAACGGATTCCACAACTGCGTATTGCACTGCTAGAAGCAGGGGCAGCATGGGGACAAAATGTTTTGACCCATCTGGTGGATCGTTTTGAAAAACGTGGTAATGAGCATGTGCAGCAATATAACCCGGAACGTCTGGATCGTGAATTGGCGGTCGAACTGTATCTTCAGTATGGTCATACCTTGTACCAAGGCCGTGAACTGAATGAGGATGAAATTGTGCAAAGCCTGTTTGGTGTCGCTGCAACCTCTCGCTTCCAGGCACAAAAACCGGATGAAATTAACGATTTTGCCTTAGCCAAAATTCAAAGCAAACAGGATATTTGGGATCGTTGGGTGCCGAACTTCTATTTCGGTAACGAAGCTGATGACCGCACGATTGTGGGGGCTTTAAATCCAAAAGGGAATCCATTTGGTCAGAAAATTAATGCCTTGTATTCCTCTGACTCGGGTCATTGGGATGTCCCTGAACTGACTGAACCACTGGCAGAAACCTGGGATCTGGTGCAGGAAGGGGCGATTACCGCAGAAGACTTTAAGTCGCTGGTATTCACCAATCCGTATCAGTTCTATACCGCGAATAATCCTGATTTCTTTAAGGGAACCCAGGTGGAAGCCAAATTAAACAAACAGAACGCCGCATAA
- a CDS encoding MFS transporter, with protein sequence MSSVESNLATTPLSFKFMSSFIVLTILAGLGMGVFRVLTSLYGVELQASPLQLGLISSAQSIGVLLMALPIGVLVKRLGSLQVFSIGSIAGAILFVLASLFHNPWALVLITALVSFVMPMRFVSINTVFLTHLRRLGAAKAGWFRGSHMMGFFLIGPSLALFFVSLFGYQKSFWCVAALFIFAMLFAPICFEKKSQIERDAQPKFRFKEILEPLRLIKSHQPLRTVCLLEILSSIATNTFGFFIVVIAIQNFAFAEHSAVLLLTVQGIVFVGSLFGLGSFAEWLGYQKFYLIGLTLISGALFALALLKQAWGLWPASALLGLGLGVLHIANFMSFAKVGEETEMTKVSPILALVGPLGGLLGGFIGIVCGSSFGLQWLFLPTAIAFTCMTFYIYFSQRFLAFIQNDQLNTTQQLEGQKS encoded by the coding sequence ATGTCATCGGTTGAATCAAATCTCGCCACAACACCGCTGTCTTTCAAGTTTATGAGCAGCTTTATTGTGCTGACGATTTTGGCAGGTTTAGGGATGGGCGTATTTCGCGTCCTGACCTCCCTGTATGGCGTTGAACTGCAAGCCTCACCGTTACAGTTAGGCTTGATTTCTTCAGCGCAGAGTATTGGTGTCCTACTGATGGCTTTACCGATTGGGGTCCTGGTCAAACGCTTAGGTTCCTTGCAGGTATTTAGTATCGGCAGTATTGCAGGGGCAATTCTGTTTGTATTGGCTTCACTGTTTCATAACCCGTGGGCACTGGTACTGATTACTGCTTTGGTGAGCTTTGTAATGCCGATGCGTTTTGTCTCAATCAATACGGTTTTTTTAACCCATTTACGCCGTCTTGGTGCTGCAAAAGCTGGCTGGTTTCGTGGTTCGCATATGATGGGCTTTTTCCTGATCGGTCCATCACTGGCACTATTTTTTGTCTCGTTATTTGGTTATCAGAAGTCCTTCTGGTGTGTGGCAGCACTGTTTATTTTCGCAATGTTATTCGCACCGATCTGCTTCGAGAAAAAAAGCCAGATTGAACGTGATGCTCAACCGAAATTCCGGTTTAAGGAAATTCTTGAGCCACTGCGTTTAATTAAAAGTCATCAGCCACTGCGTACCGTGTGCCTGCTCGAAATTTTAAGCAGTATTGCCACCAATACCTTTGGTTTCTTTATCGTTGTCATTGCGATTCAGAACTTCGCTTTTGCTGAACATTCAGCCGTATTGCTACTCACAGTTCAAGGCATTGTCTTTGTGGGTTCCTTATTTGGCTTGGGGAGCTTTGCAGAATGGCTAGGCTATCAAAAGTTTTATCTGATCGGTTTGACTTTGATTAGTGGGGCTTTATTTGCCTTGGCACTACTGAAGCAGGCTTGGGGCTTATGGCCAGCCAGTGCCTTGCTGGGCTTGGGACTAGGCGTGTTGCATATCGCCAACTTTATGTCTTTTGCCAAAGTCGGTGAAGAAACAGAAATGACCAAAGTTTCGCCTATTCTGGCACTAGTCGGACCTCTAGGCGGATTGCTTGGCGGTTTTATCGGCATAGTCTGCGGATCCAGTTTTGGATTGCAATGGCTATTCTTGCCGACTGCAATCGCATTTACTTGCATGACTTTTTATATCTATTTCAGCCAGCGCTTTCTGGCATTTATCCAAAATGATCAACTCAATACAACACAGCAACTCGAGGGGCAAAAATCATGA
- a CDS encoding SDR family NAD(P)-dependent oxidoreductase → MKNFNNKVAAITGAGSGIGQQLAVLLAKQGCHLALSDVNEEGLAKTVELLKDANVRVTSKKVNVANLEEMRAWAAEVEKDHGSVNMIFNNAGVALGSTVEGASYDELEWIVGINFWGVVYGTKEFLPLIKKTGEGHIINISSLFGLTAQPTQSGYNATKFAVRGFTESLRQELDMENGGVSALCVHPGGIRTNIANAAKMNDSIRSLGMHPEKSAQNFNKLLRCPPEEAARQILDAVLKNKRRLLIGNDAKAIDLMQRILPAGYQKVTAFATKLGNRSKKSA, encoded by the coding sequence ATGAAAAATTTTAATAATAAAGTTGCTGCGATTACCGGGGCAGGGTCTGGGATCGGCCAGCAGTTGGCCGTGTTACTGGCAAAACAGGGTTGTCATCTGGCATTAAGCGATGTCAATGAAGAAGGTTTGGCTAAAACCGTTGAGTTGCTCAAAGATGCCAATGTCCGTGTCACCAGCAAAAAGGTCAATGTGGCGAATCTGGAAGAAATGCGTGCCTGGGCAGCTGAAGTCGAGAAAGATCATGGCAGCGTGAACATGATCTTTAACAATGCGGGCGTGGCACTGGGTTCTACCGTGGAAGGCGCCAGCTATGACGAGCTGGAATGGATTGTCGGGATTAATTTCTGGGGTGTCGTCTATGGGACCAAGGAATTCCTGCCGCTGATCAAGAAAACGGGCGAGGGACATATCATCAATATTTCCAGTCTGTTTGGCCTGACTGCGCAGCCGACACAATCGGGTTATAACGCCACCAAGTTTGCGGTACGTGGCTTTACCGAATCGCTACGTCAGGAACTGGATATGGAAAACGGTGGCGTGAGTGCGCTGTGTGTCCATCCGGGCGGCATCCGGACCAATATCGCCAATGCGGCGAAAATGAATGACAGTATCCGTAGTCTAGGGATGCATCCGGAAAAATCAGCGCAGAACTTTAACAAGCTGCTGCGTTGTCCGCCGGAAGAAGCGGCGCGCCAGATTCTCGATGCAGTCCTAAAAAACAAACGCCGCTTGCTGATCGGTAATGATGCTAAAGCGATTGATCTGATGCAGCGTATCCTGCCAGCGGGCTACCAGAAAGTAACCGCTTTTGCGACCAAGCTTGGGAATCGTTCCAAGAAATCTGCTTAA
- a CDS encoding ABC transporter ATP-binding protein: MTIALKMDHVRKEFPAKTTGKLPSAPFVAVENVTLDIQQGEFVCIVGPSGCGKSTLLDLIAGLTRPSSGQILLNGKEITKPGLDRGIVFQQYALYPWLTALENIEFGLEAKGVDKKTRREKAKYYLQLVGLTGFENHYPNELSGGMKQRVAIARSLAYEPEILLMDEPFAALDAQTRETLQEELLNIWRSSKATIIFITHSIDEAIYLSQRVAIMTSRPGRIKDVIEIPESLRLQDEDVRSTAEYGRLRHRIWSQLSEEVVKAQALEKTKQLQHSA, encoded by the coding sequence ATGACGATTGCATTAAAAATGGACCATGTCCGTAAAGAATTTCCAGCTAAAACCACAGGTAAATTGCCCTCTGCACCTTTTGTTGCAGTAGAAAATGTCACTCTAGATATTCAGCAAGGTGAATTTGTATGCATCGTGGGGCCGAGTGGTTGTGGCAAATCGACTTTACTGGATTTAATTGCGGGCTTAACCCGTCCAAGCTCCGGTCAGATTTTGCTGAATGGCAAGGAAATTACCAAGCCAGGTCTGGATCGCGGCATTGTGTTTCAGCAATATGCGCTCTATCCATGGCTGACCGCGCTAGAAAATATTGAGTTTGGTCTGGAAGCCAAAGGCGTAGATAAAAAGACCCGTCGTGAGAAGGCCAAATATTATTTACAGCTGGTGGGATTAACTGGTTTTGAAAATCACTATCCGAATGAATTATCTGGCGGGATGAAGCAGCGGGTGGCCATTGCCCGCAGCTTGGCCTATGAACCAGAAATTCTGTTGATGGATGAGCCATTTGCTGCACTGGATGCCCAGACCCGTGAAACCTTACAGGAAGAATTGCTGAACATTTGGCGCAGTTCCAAAGCCACCATCATTTTTATTACCCATAGTATTGATGAAGCGATTTACCTCAGCCAGCGCGTCGCTATCATGACTTCCCGTCCGGGACGGATTAAGGATGTGATCGAGATTCCGGAAAGTTTACGTTTGCAAGATGAAGACGTTCGTTCAACGGCAGAATATGGGCGGTTACGTCATAGAATCTGGTCGCAGTTGAGTGAAGAAGTGGTGAAAGCACAGGCATTAGAAAAGACCAAGCAGCTACAGCACAGTGCTTAA
- a CDS encoding DUF3138 domain-containing protein: MIQEFFVGKQHLLAVSVALIIQGISLSAYADDTTQAELKQLKAQIDVLQKRFVQLEQKHNTTLSTSDQSEATYTEFMEDGEGTELVAREVTTDDIDGLKGDIENFKYDHSRQYERQTVKSARDTTLYGTVQVRASYQDEGTTAGNPAPVGERKSTFDIPTALIGVRGNLFRDYNEGKNLDYQLSFSYAKQTGTAGNNSNFNLQDAFLRYNFFSTNSGLEQPRLNVTLGQQLIPFGLEAQSPEDLRPTITQAIAPVQLGLTARQNGLIVRGDVKPYVDYGANYRAPLLEYAFGVTNGNGINKTDDNEGKDYLARLAYTLPVDYASIFRELKFGVSYLKGKNNVKNDGVLLSDHGKRDILGFDIYYNHAPFGVTYEYIQAKTEKATPVNELVDTTAEGHTFTLFYTLGDQFYNSIKSNAKFDDFWPKSIQGYYRYDNYNPNKDQDVVGVPGNGWGEYDKHSLGLNFFFAQTTKFQLALNHTKYQNETSSQKDFNEVVGQFQYTF; encoded by the coding sequence ATGATTCAGGAATTTTTTGTGGGTAAACAACATTTATTGGCTGTATCCGTTGCATTGATTATTCAAGGGATCTCTCTCAGTGCGTATGCAGATGACACGACTCAAGCCGAGTTAAAACAGCTTAAAGCACAGATTGACGTCTTACAAAAACGCTTTGTGCAGCTGGAACAAAAACACAATACCACGCTGTCTACGAGTGACCAAAGTGAAGCGACGTATACAGAGTTTATGGAAGATGGAGAAGGTACTGAGCTGGTTGCGCGTGAAGTCACAACAGATGACATCGATGGCTTAAAAGGGGATATCGAGAATTTCAAATATGACCATTCCCGTCAGTATGAACGTCAAACAGTGAAATCCGCACGTGATACGACTTTATACGGAACGGTACAGGTACGTGCCTCTTATCAGGACGAGGGGACAACTGCAGGTAACCCGGCACCCGTGGGTGAGCGCAAATCAACGTTTGATATTCCAACAGCACTGATTGGGGTGCGCGGTAATTTATTCCGTGATTATAACGAAGGCAAAAATCTGGATTACCAGCTGTCTTTCAGTTATGCCAAACAGACCGGGACTGCTGGTAATAACAGTAACTTCAATTTGCAGGATGCTTTTCTACGCTACAACTTTTTCTCGACCAACTCCGGTTTGGAACAACCCCGTTTAAATGTAACTTTGGGTCAGCAACTCATTCCGTTTGGTCTGGAAGCGCAGTCTCCTGAAGATTTACGTCCAACCATTACTCAGGCGATCGCGCCTGTACAGCTAGGTCTAACAGCACGTCAAAACGGTTTAATTGTACGTGGTGATGTCAAACCTTATGTCGATTACGGTGCAAATTACCGCGCTCCATTACTGGAATATGCATTTGGTGTGACTAATGGTAATGGGATCAACAAGACCGATGATAATGAGGGCAAAGATTATCTGGCACGTCTGGCTTATACCTTGCCTGTGGACTATGCCAGCATTTTCCGTGAGCTGAAATTCGGTGTGTCGTATTTAAAAGGTAAGAACAATGTCAAAAATGATGGAGTTTTGCTGAGCGATCATGGCAAGCGCGATATTTTAGGCTTTGATATTTACTACAACCATGCACCGTTTGGTGTGACCTACGAATACATTCAGGCTAAAACAGAAAAAGCCACGCCTGTGAATGAGCTGGTTGATACCACGGCTGAAGGGCATACCTTTACCTTGTTCTATACCTTGGGTGACCAGTTCTATAACAGTATCAAATCCAATGCCAAATTTGACGATTTCTGGCCGAAGTCAATCCAGGGCTATTACCGCTATGACAACTATAACCCGAACAAAGATCAGGATGTGGTTGGTGTGCCTGGCAATGGCTGGGGTGAATATGACAAGCACTCGCTGGGCCTGAACTTCTTCTTCGCGCAAACCACTAAGTTCCAGCTAGCCCTGAACCATACCAAATACCAAAACGAAACCAGTTCCCAAAAAGACTTTAATGAAGTCGTGGGTCAATTCCAATACACCTTCTAA
- a CDS encoding ABC transporter substrate-binding protein produces the protein MKKISIWLKRASVALLVGLNLSACSLNRAPDTSLPVTELRYQSSAGLVSLPELAKDLGYLGNIQLNYVGTVQGGPQDLLTLVAGDVDFASAFNGAVVKVMAAGLDVVPVVASYGCDYKQSAGFYVLENSPIRTARDFIGKKVAMNTFGAHHDFVLRDWLEKNGLTAKEISEVEFIMLPPITSEQALRNGQIDVAVLSSITEQRALKNGGVRKIFADVDLYGPFTAGSYSMRKEFIEKHPEVVKTFVEGVAKAHRWVQTTPVEEVHARFKRIISERGRNENHALIPYFQSYGVHSAGGVQKAEDFEPWIKFMEKEQKLKPGVLNAQNVFSNRFNPYADQNTQGL, from the coding sequence ATGAAAAAAATATCAATCTGGTTAAAACGGGCATCTGTTGCCTTACTGGTTGGCCTGAATCTGTCTGCCTGCAGTCTGAATCGCGCTCCGGATACCTCATTACCTGTCACTGAGTTGCGTTATCAGAGTAGTGCCGGACTGGTGTCCCTGCCAGAGCTGGCCAAAGACCTGGGCTATCTCGGCAATATCCAGCTGAATTATGTCGGTACTGTACAAGGCGGACCACAGGATCTGTTGACCTTGGTGGCAGGAGATGTGGACTTTGCTTCAGCCTTTAATGGCGCAGTTGTCAAAGTGATGGCAGCAGGTCTGGATGTCGTCCCTGTAGTGGCTTCTTATGGTTGTGACTATAAGCAGTCAGCAGGCTTCTATGTGTTGGAAAATAGTCCAATTCGTACCGCGCGTGATTTTATTGGCAAGAAAGTGGCGATGAATACCTTCGGCGCTCATCATGATTTTGTACTACGTGATTGGCTGGAAAAAAATGGTTTAACAGCAAAAGAAATTTCAGAGGTGGAATTCATCATGCTGCCACCGATTACTTCTGAACAGGCACTTCGTAACGGGCAAATTGATGTCGCTGTGTTATCCAGCATTACGGAACAGCGCGCTTTAAAGAATGGCGGTGTGCGTAAAATTTTTGCAGATGTAGATTTATATGGCCCATTCACCGCAGGGAGCTACTCGATGCGCAAAGAGTTTATCGAGAAACATCCTGAAGTCGTAAAGACCTTTGTGGAAGGAGTAGCTAAAGCACATCGCTGGGTGCAGACCACACCCGTTGAAGAAGTACATGCCCGTTTTAAGCGCATCATTTCCGAGCGGGGTCGCAACGAGAATCATGCCCTGATTCCATATTTCCAGAGTTATGGTGTGCATAGTGCGGGTGGGGTGCAGAAGGCAGAAGACTTCGAGCCATGGATCAAATTCATGGAGAAAGAACAAAAACTGAAACCAGGCGTACTGAATGCGCAAAACGTTTTCAGTAACCGTTTCAACCCTTATGCCGACCAGAATACACAAGGATTATAA
- a CDS encoding ABC transporter substrate-binding protein: MKFLSKKITASLLALSALGLSVQVSAAAPKEIRISVSSAGEGGRPKIGGSFIASAHARGVLEQEFKKDGIKVTWLFFPGAGPATNEALANGKVDFASQGDLPAIVGRSSGLKTKLLFGTGRLGPVYFVVPSDSTAKSLADLKGKKIANFKGTNGQIVLHRLLKSQGVSEKDFRVINQDTYSSRTSIATGDIDGTITTPWSLEARGVAKRLITSKDPKVSALSAFWVTEAFERQYPDIVQRVVTTLVKQAHWSSQEANRNEQYKLWAQSGIPYIDYKKDWDGWDLKKRINPLLDDFHVAQYIDAAKISKEARLIRRDVDIKTWYEPKYLNHALKELKLENYWRPLNANGQPK, encoded by the coding sequence ATGAAATTTCTCTCTAAAAAAATTACCGCAAGTTTACTGGCACTTTCAGCATTAGGTCTAAGTGTTCAGGTGTCTGCGGCAGCACCGAAAGAAATCCGTATTTCTGTGTCTAGTGCTGGCGAGGGCGGACGTCCAAAAATTGGCGGCAGTTTTATTGCATCAGCACATGCACGTGGGGTACTGGAACAGGAATTTAAAAAAGACGGCATTAAAGTGACCTGGTTATTCTTCCCAGGCGCAGGTCCAGCAACCAATGAAGCTTTAGCGAACGGTAAAGTCGACTTTGCATCTCAAGGGGATTTGCCCGCGATTGTTGGCCGCTCATCAGGCCTGAAAACCAAACTGTTATTTGGTACTGGGCGTTTAGGACCGGTGTATTTCGTTGTGCCGTCAGACTCTACAGCCAAATCGCTAGCGGATTTAAAAGGCAAGAAAATTGCCAACTTTAAAGGCACGAATGGACAGATCGTTCTTCATCGCCTGCTGAAAAGCCAGGGAGTATCTGAAAAAGATTTCCGAGTTATTAATCAGGATACCTATTCATCCCGTACCTCGATTGCAACGGGGGATATCGACGGCACGATTACGACACCTTGGAGCCTGGAAGCTCGTGGTGTGGCAAAACGCTTAATCACCTCCAAAGATCCAAAAGTTTCGGCTTTATCTGCGTTCTGGGTCACAGAAGCGTTTGAAAGACAATATCCAGATATTGTCCAGCGTGTGGTGACAACCTTAGTGAAGCAAGCACACTGGAGCAGTCAGGAAGCTAACCGTAATGAACAGTACAAGCTTTGGGCACAAAGCGGTATTCCATATATCGACTATAAAAAAGACTGGGATGGCTGGGATCTGAAAAAACGGATTAACCCGCTGCTAGATGATTTCCATGTGGCTCAGTATATCGATGCTGCAAAAATCTCTAAAGAAGCACGACTCATTCGCCGTGATGTGGATATCAAAACCTGGTACGAACCTAAGTATTTGAACCATGCCCTGAAAGAACTCAAACTTGAAAACTATTGGCGACCTCTGAATGCCAATGGCCAGCCAAAGTAA
- a CDS encoding ABC transporter permease, whose protein sequence is MSELILEEHKTTALPGKNIAAPVWKPSKTALQALIVPALFILLWSTASYLNWIDAKLIPSPWDVVVVASKTLSEAQFWQGVTASLSRNFIGYAVGASLGVVFGVLLGTSRFVQWFFAPGFHVLRQVSLFAWLPLISTFLGYGNFAKILFISLSVFYPVALHSLEGVSSISNRYREVAQVYQFPTTYTYRKLILPAASPQIFVGLQLGLIFAWLATIGSEFLLAHYGVGLGNLVIRGREQFNVPLILLGMLVIGAVGLILNRLLVAVEQRLLTWQK, encoded by the coding sequence ATGTCAGAACTCATTTTAGAAGAACACAAAACAACTGCTTTACCGGGAAAAAACATCGCTGCTCCTGTATGGAAACCAAGCAAAACGGCATTGCAGGCATTGATTGTCCCTGCACTGTTTATCCTGCTGTGGAGTACGGCTTCTTATCTGAACTGGATCGATGCCAAACTGATTCCTTCACCTTGGGACGTCGTGGTTGTTGCCAGTAAAACCTTGAGTGAGGCACAGTTCTGGCAAGGTGTTACCGCCAGTTTAAGCCGTAACTTTATTGGCTATGCTGTTGGTGCCAGTCTCGGCGTGGTCTTTGGTGTGTTATTGGGAACTTCACGGTTTGTCCAGTGGTTCTTTGCACCAGGTTTTCATGTATTACGTCAGGTCTCACTGTTCGCCTGGTTACCTCTCATCTCAACCTTTTTAGGGTATGGCAATTTCGCCAAAATTTTATTCATCAGCTTATCGGTATTTTATCCAGTTGCCCTGCACAGTTTGGAAGGGGTGAGCAGTATTTCCAACAGATACCGTGAGGTTGCCCAGGTTTACCAGTTCCCGACCACTTATACCTATCGCAAACTAATTTTACCTGCAGCAAGCCCGCAGATTTTTGTTGGATTACAACTGGGGCTGATCTTTGCCTGGCTAGCCACCATTGGTTCGGAGTTTCTGTTGGCCCATTATGGTGTGGGGCTTGGCAACCTGGTGATCCGCGGTCGTGAGCAATTTAATGTGCCATTAATTCTACTCGGGATGTTGGTGATTGGTGCGGTTGGCCTGATTCTCAACCGCCTACTGGTGGCAGTTGAGCAGCGTTTATTGACATGGCAGAAGTAG